One genomic segment of Desulfocapsa sulfexigens DSM 10523 includes these proteins:
- a CDS encoding acyltransferase, giving the protein MRFQRASQTKSELETSLKECRRRPHSNIHKGKLILSPEIFTTAGSQTNVVISRFSILDNTGSIHIGPWCMIGARARIYTHDHCHQGREPLLAIQERHGVVWQDKYFGKDVWIHENAIVLYQASILPDGFVLGAGSVLTKNPGSYEIWAGVPAKKIADRRELSPTEIKTFFEKPAFSLKEYLHLDELNDTRF; this is encoded by the coding sequence GTGCGATTCCAAAGAGCCTCACAAACTAAGTCAGAACTTGAAACGTCGCTCAAGGAATGCCGGCGGCGACCACACTCCAATATCCACAAGGGAAAGCTCATTCTCTCCCCGGAAATCTTCACTACAGCCGGAAGTCAGACCAATGTAGTAATCAGCCGTTTTTCAATTCTTGACAACACCGGTTCCATTCATATCGGTCCATGGTGCATGATAGGTGCGCGGGCAAGAATTTATACCCATGATCATTGTCACCAGGGAAGAGAACCCCTTCTTGCCATTCAGGAAAGACACGGCGTTGTGTGGCAGGACAAATACTTTGGAAAGGATGTATGGATTCATGAAAATGCCATTGTCCTCTATCAGGCATCCATCCTCCCGGATGGTTTCGTTCTTGGAGCTGGATCAGTATTGACAAAAAATCCCGGTTCCTACGAGATATGGGCAGGAGTCCCCGCAAAAAAAATCGCCGACAGAAGGGAACTCTCTCCGACTGAAATCAAGACCTTTTTTGAAAAACCTGCATTCAGCCTGAAAGAATACCTTCATCTGGATGAACTAAACGATACCAGATTCTGA